The proteins below come from a single Garra rufa chromosome 25, GarRuf1.0, whole genome shotgun sequence genomic window:
- the ccl33.3 gene encoding chemokine (C-C motif) ligand 33, duplicate 3: MRASSLCLGLGLVLLMAWTSEAQPGALAVPERCCFNFIDFAIPPNKIVTALKTGSHCPVAGVVVATKKGLEFCVKPDEAWIKKVIE; this comes from the exons ATGAGGGCATCTTCTTTGTGTCTGGGGTTGGGGCTGGTCCTGCTGATGGCCTGGACTTCTGAGGCTCAGC CTGGTGCTCTTGCAGTCCCTGAGAGGTGTTGCTTCAATTTTATCGACTTTGCAATTCCACCCAACAAAATTGTGACTGCTCTGAAAACAGGTTCACATTGCCCTGTCGCAGGCGTTGT GGTTGCCACAAAAAAAGGCTTAGAATTTTGTGTGAAACCAGACGAGGCATGGATAAAGAAAGTAATAGAGTGA
- the uba2 gene encoding SUMO-activating enzyme subunit 2, with the protein MAQLVGPLRKELADSLSSCRVLVVGAGGIGCELLKNLVLAGFKNIEVIDLDTIDVSNLNRQFLFQKKHVGKSKAQVAKESVLRFCPSANITAYHDSIMNPDYNVEFFRNFQLVMNALDNRAARNHVNRMCLAADIPLIESGTAGYLGQVTVIKKGQTECYECQPKPTQKTFPGCTIRNTPSEPIHCIVWAKYLFNQLFGEEDADQEVSPDTADPEAAWNLADAAARATASDQDGDIKRVSTKEWARSTGYDPVKLFNKLFKDDIMYLLTMDKLWKKRKAPLPLDWTEIKQLESQEEACGTGLKDQQVLNVQGYAQLFHRSVETLRSQLTEKGDGAELVWDKDDPPAMDFVTAAANLRMNVFSMNMKSRFDVKSMAGNIIPAIATTNAVIAGLIVLEALKILNSDFDQCRTIFLNKQPNPRKKLLVPCALDPPNSNCYVCASKPEVTVKLNVHKTIVQALQDRILKEKFGMVAPDVQIEDGKGTILISSEEGETEANNNKFLSDFGIRNGSRLQADDFLQDYTLLVNVIHSEELEKDVEFEVVGDAPDKAPAPSAPEEGKNIANGNKDSAQPSTSSKAAAEDDDVLIVDSDEEPSSSTMEASPEPSNRKRKHHDVETDDAATKRKCLEQQPADDDEDIIALD; encoded by the exons ATGGCACAACTGGTGGGACCTCTCCGCAAAGAGCTCGCCGACTCCCTCTCCTCCTGCCGGGTGCTGGTGGTCGGGGCGGGAGGCATCGGCTGCGAGCTGCTGAAAAACCTGGTGCTCGCCGGCTTTAAGAATATTGAAGTG ATTGACCTGGACACCATTGATGTCAGCAACCTTAACAGACAGTTCCTGTTCCAGAAGAAACATGTTGGAAAGTCTAAAGCTCag GTTGCCAAGGAGAGCGTGCTTCGTTTTTGCCCATCTGCAAACATCACTGCCTACCATGACAGCATCATGAA CCCAGATTACAATGTGGAATTCTTCCGAAATTTCCAGCTTGTCATGAATGCTTTGGACAACAGAG CTGCCAGGAATCATGTCAACAGGATGTGTTTGGCTGCTGACATTCCTCTCATTGAGAGCGGCACGGCTGGCTATCTGGGACAAGTCACTGTTATCAAGAAG GGTCAGACGGAATGCTACGAGTGCCAGCCTAAACCTACACAGAAAACCTTCCCAGGTTGCACCATTCGTAACACGCCCTCAGAACCCATTCACTGCATCGTATGGGCCAAATATCTCTTCAA TCAGCTTTTTGGCGAGGAAGATGCAGATCAGGAAGTATCGCCAGACACCGCTGACCCTGAGGCTGCTT GGAACCTTGCAGATGCAGCAGCCCGTGCTACAGCCTCCGACCAGGATGGAGACATCAAGCGAGTGTCTACTAAAGAGTGGGCTCGGTCCACAGGCTACGATCCTGTCAAACTCTTCAACAAG ctttttaaagatgACATCATGTATCTGTTGACCATGGATAAATTGTGGAAGAAGAGAAAAGCCCCATTACCTCTAGACTGGACTGAAATCAAGCAGCTTG AATCTCAGGAGGAGGCCTGTGGCACAGGTCTGAAGGACCAACAGGTGTTGAATGTTCAGGGTTACGCTCAGCTCTTCCACCGCAGTGTAGAAACACTCCGATCTCAGCTGACGGAGAAGGGTGACGGTGCGGAGCTGGTCTGGGACAAG GATGATCCTCCAGCCATGGACTTCGTAACAGCAGCTGCAAACCTGCGCATGAACGTCTTCAGCATGAACATGAAAAGTCGCTTTGATGTCAAAT CCATGGCTGGGAACATCATTCCAGCAATAGCCACCACTAATGCCGTCATCGCTGGTCTCATTGTTCTGGAAGCGCTGAAGATTCTCAACTCAGACTTCGACCAGTGTCGCACG atcttCCTGAATAAACAGCCAAACCCCAGGAAAAAGCTTCTCGTACCATGTGCGCTGGACCCTCCCAATTCCAACTGTTACGTGTGTGCCAGCAAACCTGAGGTCACAGTTAAACTTAATGTGCACAAGACCATTGTGCAAGCTCTTCAGGACAGG atactgAAGGAGAAGTTTGGCATGGTGGCACCAGATGTGCAAATTGAGGATGGAAAAGGAACAATCCTCATCTCCTCAGAGGAAGGAGAGACTGAAG CAAACAATAACAAGTTTTTGTCTGACTTTGGGATTCGGAATGGGAGCCGTCTTCAAGCAGACGACTTCCTACAGGATTACACTCTTCTGGTCAATGTAATTCACAG TGAGGAATTGGAAAAAGATGTCGAGTTTGAAGTAGTGGGAGACGCCCCGGATAAAGCACCTGCACCAAGTGCTCCAGAAGAAGGGAAAAACATTGCCAACGGTAACAAAGATTCTGCTCAGCCGTCTACCTCATCCAAAG CAGCTGCCGAGGACGATGACGTCCTTATCGTAGACTCAGACGAAGAACCGTCCTCGAGCACCATGGAAGCTTCTCCGGAGCCTAGTAACCGCAAGAGGAAGCATCATGATGTTGAAACGGATGATGCTGCAACTAAGCGTAAATGCCTTGAACAGCAGCCTGCAGATGATGATGAAGACATCATCGCTCTAGACTAG